One Glycine max cultivar Williams 82 chromosome 3, Glycine_max_v4.0, whole genome shotgun sequence DNA window includes the following coding sequences:
- the LOC102669509 gene encoding zinc finger BED domain-containing protein RICESLEEPER 3-like: MALSEWVNSPNEVIQNMAEKMLQKFDSYWSVIHVIMGVATALDPRYKMELLEFYFESIYPIDFFSQVNRIRNLCYDLVSEYQAKKHQDSTSSFESQDVVSDGKSKLCDYDRYIERKKRARTSTMKIELDHYLEEEVLPRSLDFDILMWWKLNELKYPTLQAIARDVLAIPISTVASESAFSIGGQILTPHHSRLHYTTLEALMCSKSWLWNSENAGSRSIEESTFTDEIESDDEGGSLVSNITQCLQD, encoded by the exons ATGGCTTTATCTGAATGGGTCAATTCCCCTAATGAAGTGATTCAAAATATGGCAGAAAAGATGTTACAAAAATTTGATTCTTATTGGAGTGTTATTCATGTGATCATGGGAGTTGCTACTGCTTTAGATCCAAGATACAAAATGGAGTTGCTTGAGTTTTACTTTGAATCAATTTAtcccattgattttttttctcaagttAATAGGATCCGAAACTTGTGTTATGATTTGGTTTCGGAATATCAAGCCAAAAAGCATCAAGATTCTACTAGTTCTTTTGAATCACAAGATGTGGTTAGTGATGGAAAGAGTAAATTGTGTGATTATGATAGATacattgaaagaaagaaaagggcaAGAACCTCAACTATGAAAATAGAGTTAGATCATTACTTAGAGGAAGAAGTTTTGCCAAGAAGTTTAGATTTTGATATCTTAATGTGGTGGAAATTGAATGAGTTAAAGTATCCAACACTACAAGCAATTGCAAGGGATGTGTTAGCTATTCCGATCTCCACTGTAGCTTCTGAATCGGCATTTAGTATTGGAGGTCAGATATTAACTCCTCATCATAGCCGACTTCATTATACTACTTTAGAAGCTTTGATGTGTTCTAAAAGTTGGTTATGGAATTCAGAGAATGCAG gttCTAGATCAATTGAAGAATCAACTTTTACTGATGAGATTGAATCCGATGATGAAG gtgGATCTTTGGTCAGTAACATTACTCAATGTTTGCAAGATTAG